A region from the Salicibibacter cibarius genome encodes:
- a CDS encoding type III pantothenate kinase: protein MILVVDIGNTHIVFGVYKERQLLNHWRISTVHDKTEDEYGVLMCTLLENKQIAVDKIKGVIISSVAPSLMFAFEHMAQKYFKQPPMVVGPGIKTGLNILYDNPRDVGADRIVNAVAAIEEYGTPLVIVDFGTATTFCYIDEKGSYVGGAIAPGITISTDALYTHASKLPHIEITAPQSVVGQNTIHAMQSGIFYGYIGQVDGIVNRMKAQAAKEPTVIATGGPSELIGQSAASIDTVDAFLTLKGLKMIYDKNK, encoded by the coding sequence ATGATTCTTGTTGTCGATATTGGGAATACACATATTGTTTTTGGGGTATACAAGGAACGGCAATTGCTAAACCATTGGAGAATTTCAACGGTTCATGACAAAACCGAAGATGAATACGGCGTATTAATGTGTACACTCCTTGAAAACAAACAGATTGCCGTCGATAAGATTAAAGGCGTTATCATCTCGTCGGTAGCACCCTCGCTCATGTTCGCGTTTGAACATATGGCTCAGAAGTATTTTAAGCAACCCCCCATGGTTGTTGGCCCGGGCATCAAAACAGGATTAAACATTCTATATGACAATCCACGTGATGTAGGTGCTGATCGTATCGTGAATGCAGTAGCGGCCATTGAAGAATATGGAACGCCTCTCGTCATCGTTGATTTCGGTACGGCAACGACATTTTGTTATATCGATGAGAAGGGAAGCTATGTAGGAGGGGCGATCGCCCCCGGCATTACAATATCAACAGATGCCTTGTATACCCATGCGTCAAAACTTCCGCATATTGAAATCACGGCGCCCCAATCCGTTGTCGGCCAAAATACAATCCATGCGATGCAATCGGGAATTTTCTATGGTTATATTGGCCAGGTTGACGGAATTGTCAATCGAATGAAGGCACAAGCGGCTAAAGAACCAACGGTGATCGCCACAGGGGGACCATCGGAATTAATCGGCCAATCTGCTGCCTCGATCGATACCGTCGATGCATTTTTGACGCTAAAAGGACTGAAGATGATCTATGATAAAAATAAATAG
- the hslO gene encoding Hsp33 family molecular chaperone HslO codes for MQDYLIKTTAFEQQVRVYAAITTDMVNEAVRRHQAYPTASAALGRAMTVSTMMGAMMSGDDKLTVKVEGDGPLGPVIVDSTAEGNTRGYVHNPRVHFELNRFGKLDVARAVGHSGHIAVAKDLGMKETFTSHSPIVSGELGEDFTYYFTTSEQVPSSVGLGVLVDTDHSVLTAGGFIVQVLPGTEEAVIDHVEKHIEAAPPISKLIERGYNPERIVETVTGGDYQFLEKMPVQFECSCSKERIGRAMVGLGSEEIKSMITEDHGAETECHFCHAKYQFNVEDLMQLKQEALSQENYKGR; via the coding sequence TTGCAAGATTATCTTATAAAAACAACAGCCTTTGAACAACAAGTGCGCGTATACGCGGCGATAACGACTGATATGGTAAACGAAGCCGTGCGGCGTCATCAAGCCTATCCTACGGCGTCGGCCGCGCTTGGTCGTGCGATGACCGTTTCTACGATGATGGGTGCAATGATGAGCGGCGACGATAAACTTACGGTGAAGGTTGAAGGGGACGGTCCTCTCGGCCCGGTCATCGTCGACAGCACGGCAGAAGGAAATACAAGGGGGTATGTGCACAATCCCCGGGTTCATTTTGAATTAAATCGTTTCGGCAAACTTGATGTCGCCCGCGCTGTTGGACATAGCGGTCATATTGCTGTCGCCAAGGATCTCGGTATGAAAGAAACGTTTACGAGCCATTCCCCTATTGTATCGGGAGAATTGGGAGAAGACTTCACGTATTACTTTACGACGTCCGAACAAGTTCCTTCCTCTGTCGGACTTGGCGTCCTTGTGGATACGGATCATTCTGTTTTAACAGCGGGAGGATTTATCGTACAAGTTTTACCCGGAACAGAAGAAGCCGTCATCGATCACGTGGAGAAACACATTGAAGCGGCTCCGCCAATCTCAAAATTAATTGAACGGGGGTACAATCCGGAACGCATCGTCGAGACGGTCACAGGCGGAGATTATCAATTTTTGGAAAAAATGCCCGTGCAGTTTGAATGTTCATGCTCAAAGGAACGGATTGGACGCGCGATGGTTGGGTTGGGAAGCGAGGAAATCAAATCGATGATTACGGAAGATCACGGCGCGGAGACGGAATGCCATTTTTGCCATGCCAAATATCAATTTAACGTTGAAGATTTAATGCAATTAAAACAAGAAGCATTGAGTCAGGAAAATTACAAGGGGCGATAA
- the cysK gene encoding cysteine synthase A, with protein sequence MSKVVNSITELIGNTPLVKLNRLTGENDADVYLKLEFSNPGSSVKDRIALAMVERAEKEGKLKPGDTLIEATSGNTGIGLAMVAAAKGYRSVLVMPDTMSQERRNLLRAYGAELELTPGAEGMGGAIRKTNELAEEKGYFIPEQFENQANVDIHRETTGRELLEQVDGQIDAFVAGIGTGGTITGAGRLLKEHHPNLKNIAVEPADAPVLSGGEKGPHKIQGIGAGFVPGILDTEVYDEVATATTDQAFEYARRAAREEGILGGISSGAAIYVAVEEAKKQGKGKKVVAVIPSNGERYLSTPLYQFDDE encoded by the coding sequence ATGAGCAAAGTAGTTAATTCCATTACTGAACTAATTGGGAATACCCCTCTCGTGAAATTAAATCGACTAACGGGAGAAAACGATGCCGATGTTTATTTAAAGCTTGAATTTTCCAATCCAGGAAGTTCTGTAAAAGACCGTATTGCCTTGGCAATGGTTGAACGGGCTGAAAAGGAAGGCAAATTAAAACCCGGCGATACGCTTATAGAAGCGACGAGTGGGAATACAGGGATAGGACTCGCGATGGTTGCCGCCGCGAAAGGCTACCGTTCCGTTCTCGTCATGCCGGATACGATGAGCCAGGAACGCCGTAATTTGTTGAGAGCATATGGAGCAGAACTCGAACTGACTCCCGGTGCAGAGGGCATGGGCGGCGCGATCCGTAAAACGAATGAATTGGCTGAAGAAAAGGGTTACTTTATTCCGGAACAGTTCGAAAATCAAGCCAATGTGGACATCCATCGGGAAACGACAGGCCGGGAATTGCTCGAACAAGTGGATGGACAAATTGATGCATTTGTAGCCGGGATAGGTACCGGCGGAACGATAACCGGTGCCGGCCGACTGTTAAAAGAACACCATCCGAACCTCAAAAACATTGCTGTTGAACCGGCGGACGCACCTGTGTTGTCTGGTGGCGAAAAAGGCCCTCATAAAATCCAAGGCATTGGTGCCGGGTTTGTTCCGGGAATTTTGGATACGGAAGTCTATGATGAAGTTGCAACAGCGACAACCGACCAAGCCTTTGAATACGCTCGCCGCGCTGCTCGTGAAGAAGGCATCTTAGGCGGTATTTCTTCAGGCGCCGCGATTTATGTCGCCGTGGAAGAAGCCAAAAAGCAGGGGAAAGGAAAGAAAGTCGTTGCCGTAATTCCGTCCAACGGTGAACGTTATTTAAGTACACCGCTTTATCAGTTTGATGATGAGTAA
- a CDS encoding anthranilate synthase component II, giving the protein MLFVIDNYDSFTYNLVQYLGELGEECLVKRNDETSVKEIAEMQPDRLVISPGPCDPNQAGVTLEAVQYFSGRLPVLGVCLGHQAIGQVFGGKVVQASRLMHGKTSRLIHDNQTLYRGIPQETNVMRYHSLTVESASLPDCLEVTAWTEEGELMGFRHRNHPTEGVQFHPESIMSEHGKEMLAQWLAAYTTPDLLGV; this is encoded by the coding sequence ATGTTATTTGTGATTGATAATTATGATTCATTTACGTATAATCTCGTTCAATATTTGGGTGAACTAGGGGAAGAATGTTTGGTGAAACGTAACGATGAAACATCGGTGAAGGAGATCGCGGAGATGCAACCGGACCGGTTAGTGATATCGCCGGGGCCTTGTGATCCCAATCAAGCCGGGGTCACGCTTGAAGCGGTTCAATATTTTAGCGGTCGGCTTCCCGTTCTCGGTGTTTGCTTGGGGCATCAGGCTATTGGTCAAGTATTCGGTGGCAAAGTCGTACAGGCGTCCCGATTGATGCATGGGAAAACTTCTCGTTTGATTCACGATAACCAAACATTATATAGAGGGATTCCTCAAGAAACGAACGTCATGAGGTACCATTCTTTAACGGTAGAATCGGCTTCTCTGCCTGATTGCCTGGAGGTTACGGCTTGGACGGAGGAAGGAGAATTGATGGGTTTCCGGCACCGTAACCACCCAACGGAAGGCGTCCAATTTCATCCGGAATCGATCATGTCCGAGCATGGCAAGGAGATGCTCGCCCAATGGCTGGCTGCGTATACAACCCCTGACCTTTTGGGCGTTTAA
- the folP gene encoding dihydropteroate synthase — translation MVMGVLNVTPDSFSDGGFYSTIDQAVARAKEMVAEGADIIDIGGESTRPGFEAVSLEDELSRVLPAIRAVSKAVDVPISIDTYKAETARQAIEAGADIINDIWGVKYDEQMATVAAEAQVPIILTHNREHPSYDDLIPEIIADLKKSIDTCISAGVKHSNIILDPGIGFGKSHEDNLETMRRLDEIVEHGFPVLLGTSRKSIIAKTLGLPAHERLEGTGATVSLGVERGCDIVRVHDVKEMARTVRMMDAMLGKGKVGVPFG, via the coding sequence ATGGTAATGGGTGTTTTAAACGTGACGCCCGATTCATTTTCCGATGGGGGTTTTTATAGCACTATTGACCAGGCGGTGGCAAGGGCTAAAGAAATGGTGGCAGAAGGTGCGGATATCATAGATATCGGCGGGGAATCAACACGCCCGGGCTTTGAAGCAGTTTCCTTGGAAGATGAACTTTCTAGGGTTTTGCCGGCAATACGTGCTGTGTCAAAAGCCGTGGATGTTCCTATTTCGATTGATACGTATAAAGCTGAAACAGCTCGGCAAGCGATAGAAGCAGGCGCTGATATCATTAATGACATTTGGGGCGTTAAATATGACGAACAAATGGCTACGGTCGCTGCCGAAGCTCAAGTGCCAATCATCTTGACGCATAACCGGGAACATCCGTCCTATGATGATCTTATTCCGGAGATTATTGCTGATTTGAAAAAGAGTATTGATACATGCATATCAGCAGGGGTGAAGCATTCCAACATCATTCTTGATCCCGGCATTGGTTTTGGGAAATCACACGAGGATAATCTGGAAACGATGCGCCGTTTGGATGAGATCGTGGAACATGGGTTTCCGGTTTTATTGGGAACCTCAAGGAAATCAATCATTGCCAAAACCCTCGGCCTCCCGGCTCATGAACGCTTGGAAGGCACCGGGGCGACAGTTAGTCTCGGCGTCGAACGTGGCTGTGATATCGTGCGTGTTCATGATGTAAAAGAAATGGCTCGAACTGTACGGATGATGGATGCAATGCTCGGAAAAGGAAAGGTTGGGGTTCCGTTTGGATAA
- the folB gene encoding dihydroneopterin aldolase — protein MDKVFVTGMKFYAYHGVFPEENKLGQRFIVDVVLEADLRAAADRDDIGKSVDYGEVYEVTKQVLEGRTYQLVESIAEKVAEQMLNTFSIVERTTVKVIKPDPPISGHYDHVAIEIVRSR, from the coding sequence TTGGATAAGGTGTTTGTGACCGGAATGAAATTCTACGCATATCACGGTGTTTTTCCCGAAGAAAACAAGCTCGGGCAACGCTTTATCGTAGATGTTGTATTGGAAGCCGATTTAAGGGCAGCGGCTGACCGTGATGATATAGGGAAAAGCGTTGATTACGGAGAGGTTTATGAAGTAACAAAGCAAGTCTTGGAAGGGCGAACGTATCAATTGGTGGAATCGATTGCCGAGAAAGTCGCTGAACAAATGCTGAACACTTTTTCCATTGTGGAACGGACAACAGTGAAAGTCATCAAACCTGATCCTCCCATCTCCGGCCATTACGACCATGTCGCGATTGAAATTGTGAGGAGCCGGTAA
- the folK gene encoding 2-amino-4-hydroxy-6-hydroxymethyldihydropteridine diphosphokinase, which produces MNTAYVALGSNIGDRAGYLQKALKEINREQTIRIFLISSIYETEPVGFESQPYFLNMAIAIKTDDPAEHLLAKLQSIESRLDRVRNKEQNGPRTMDLDILLFNDENMEKNGLCIPHPRMHERAFVLVPMAEIAPREAIPTCKQTIEHILHLMPERLRKEVRLWKRQGQGEEFGLFEN; this is translated from the coding sequence ATGAATACTGCTTATGTTGCACTAGGATCAAATATTGGGGACCGGGCAGGGTATTTGCAAAAAGCGCTTAAAGAAATTAATCGAGAGCAGACGATCCGGATATTCTTGATTTCCTCAATATACGAAACCGAACCGGTAGGTTTTGAATCACAGCCTTATTTTCTTAATATGGCAATCGCGATTAAAACCGATGACCCTGCCGAACATTTATTGGCAAAGCTACAATCGATCGAGTCACGGTTGGATCGCGTGCGGAACAAGGAACAAAATGGTCCGAGAACGATGGATCTTGACATTCTTTTATTTAACGATGAGAATATGGAGAAGAATGGGTTGTGTATCCCTCATCCGCGCATGCACGAGCGTGCTTTTGTGCTCGTTCCCATGGCAGAAATTGCTCCGCGAGAAGCAATTCCGACTTGCAAACAAACGATCGAACATATTTTACATTTAATGCCGGAAAGACTTAGAAAGGAAGTCCGTTTATGGAAACGACAAGGGCAGGGGGAAGAGTTCGGGCTTTTCGAAAATTGA
- a CDS encoding helix-turn-helix domain-containing protein — protein METTRAGGRVRAFRKLKGYTQQSFAKKMHMSVSVIGEIERGTRPAEEDFIKRASDLLDISIEELLGENQIEDQSR, from the coding sequence ATGGAAACGACAAGGGCAGGGGGAAGAGTTCGGGCTTTTCGAAAATTGAAAGGTTATACCCAGCAAAGCTTTGCAAAGAAAATGCATATGTCCGTATCCGTTATCGGTGAAATCGAACGCGGAACAAGACCGGCGGAAGAAGACTTTATTAAACGTGCATCCGATCTTTTGGACATTTCGATTGAAGAGTTGTTGGGCGAAAATCAAATTGAGGATCAGAGTCGGTGA
- the dusB gene encoding tRNA dihydrouridine synthase DusB: MLQIGNIKMDNQVVVAPMAGVSNPAFRLIAKEFGSGLVCAEMISDKAILHENEKSMKMLYVDEREKPLSLQIFGGDKESLVAAAQVVDQQTNADIIDINMGCPVPKVTKCDAGARWLLDPDKIYDMVDVVARNVQKPVTVKMRTGWDDDHVYVLDNAQAVESAGGQAVSVHGRTRYQMYEGLADWDLIREVKETVNIPVIGNGDVNTPQDAKRLLDETGVDGVMIGRAALGNPWMLYRTVKYLEDGSLPDEPNAKEKMDVCMLHMDRLIELKGEKIAVREMRKHAGWYLKGMRGNGKVRGKINELDHRDDVAEVLYRFVEGLEGAATVQ, from the coding sequence ATGTTACAAATTGGAAATATTAAAATGGACAACCAAGTGGTTGTGGCGCCTATGGCCGGTGTCAGCAATCCCGCGTTTCGTTTGATTGCCAAGGAGTTTGGTTCCGGCCTTGTTTGTGCCGAAATGATTAGCGACAAGGCTATTTTACATGAGAATGAAAAATCCATGAAAATGTTATATGTGGACGAAAGGGAGAAACCCCTCAGTCTGCAAATTTTCGGAGGCGACAAAGAATCGCTTGTTGCTGCCGCTCAAGTTGTTGATCAACAAACGAATGCAGATATTATTGATATTAATATGGGCTGCCCGGTGCCGAAAGTGACGAAATGCGATGCCGGTGCGCGCTGGTTGCTCGATCCCGATAAAATTTATGATATGGTCGACGTAGTCGCCCGCAATGTACAAAAACCGGTGACCGTGAAGATGAGAACCGGCTGGGATGACGATCATGTTTACGTGCTCGACAATGCACAAGCAGTGGAATCGGCAGGTGGTCAAGCCGTATCGGTGCACGGTCGGACCCGTTATCAAATGTATGAAGGTTTGGCGGATTGGGACCTTATTCGGGAAGTGAAAGAGACGGTGAACATTCCGGTCATCGGGAATGGGGATGTCAATACCCCTCAAGATGCCAAACGTTTACTTGACGAAACCGGTGTTGACGGCGTGATGATTGGGCGCGCGGCATTAGGCAATCCATGGATGCTATATCGCACTGTAAAATACTTGGAAGATGGTTCGTTACCTGATGAACCTAACGCCAAAGAAAAAATGGATGTCTGCATGCTTCATATGGATCGCTTGATTGAATTAAAAGGCGAAAAAATTGCTGTGCGTGAAATGCGAAAGCATGCAGGATGGTATTTGAAAGGGATGCGCGGCAACGGAAAAGTGCGAGGCAAGATTAATGAACTCGACCATAGGGATGATGTGGCAGAGGTTTTGTACCGGTTTGTCGAGGGCTTGGAAGGAGCGGCCACTGTGCAATAG
- the lysS gene encoding lysine--tRNA ligase — MAKDNQQNEQMLVRLEKLQQLQEQGYNPFGVRFDRTHTAEAMHETYDEYSKEELEEKEGGETVAVAGRLMTKRGKGKAGFAHIQDLSGQIQLYVRKDAVGEEQYERFQTCDIGDIVAVEGVAFKTKVGELSVKAHDFHLLTKSLRPLPDKHHGLKDIEHRYRQRYLDLIVNPDVQETFIKRGQILQSMRRYLDAQGFLEVETPMMHQIPGGASARPFVTHHNALDIDLYMRIAIELHLKRLIVGGLEKVYEIGRVFRNEGVSTRHNPEFTMIELYEAYADFRDIMTLTENLIASITKEIHGETRVQYGDETIDLSPSWRRVHMVDLIREETGVNFWADISDEEAHQLAKDHRVQVDNHMTFGHIVNEFFEQLAEDKLVQPTFVYGHPVAISPLARQNAEDSRFTDRFELFIVGREHANAFTELNDPVDQRARFEEQVKARERGDEEAQMMDEDFLEALEYGMPPTGGLGIGIDRLVMLLTNSSSIRDVLLFPQMKSKD; from the coding sequence ATGGCAAAAGACAATCAGCAAAATGAGCAAATGCTTGTGCGCCTTGAAAAATTACAACAGTTGCAAGAACAAGGGTATAATCCGTTTGGCGTGCGTTTCGACCGGACCCATACAGCTGAAGCGATGCATGAAACCTATGATGAATACAGCAAAGAAGAGCTGGAAGAAAAAGAAGGGGGAGAGACGGTAGCTGTTGCCGGTCGCTTGATGACCAAGCGCGGAAAAGGAAAAGCCGGTTTTGCCCATATACAGGATCTCAGCGGCCAAATTCAATTGTATGTCCGAAAAGATGCCGTAGGCGAGGAGCAGTACGAGCGATTTCAGACATGTGATATCGGAGACATTGTTGCCGTTGAGGGGGTTGCTTTCAAAACGAAGGTCGGTGAATTATCCGTTAAGGCCCATGATTTTCATCTGCTGACAAAATCGTTACGACCACTTCCGGATAAACACCATGGGCTAAAGGATATCGAACATCGTTACCGACAACGTTACCTTGACCTTATCGTCAACCCTGATGTTCAGGAAACGTTCATCAAACGGGGGCAAATTTTACAATCGATGCGTCGTTATTTAGACGCGCAAGGTTTTCTTGAAGTAGAAACGCCGATGATGCACCAAATCCCCGGCGGAGCCTCTGCTCGTCCATTTGTCACGCATCATAATGCGTTGGACATTGACCTTTATATGCGAATCGCCATTGAGCTTCATTTGAAACGCCTCATTGTCGGCGGCCTTGAAAAAGTGTATGAAATCGGACGCGTATTTCGAAATGAAGGTGTCTCTACACGACATAACCCTGAATTTACGATGATCGAATTATACGAGGCGTATGCCGACTTCCGGGACATTATGACCTTAACGGAAAATTTAATCGCTTCTATCACAAAAGAAATCCATGGGGAGACGCGAGTGCAATATGGCGATGAAACGATTGATCTTTCTCCCTCATGGAGACGCGTTCACATGGTAGACCTGATAAGAGAAGAAACAGGTGTAAATTTTTGGGCAGACATAAGCGATGAGGAGGCTCATCAGCTTGCCAAAGACCATCGTGTTCAAGTGGATAATCATATGACATTCGGCCATATCGTGAATGAGTTCTTCGAGCAACTGGCGGAAGATAAGCTCGTGCAGCCTACATTTGTCTATGGGCACCCTGTTGCCATATCTCCGTTGGCACGCCAGAATGCAGAAGACTCCCGTTTTACGGATCGGTTCGAATTGTTTATCGTTGGCCGGGAACATGCGAATGCTTTTACGGAATTAAACGATCCTGTTGATCAACGGGCAAGATTTGAAGAACAGGTCAAAGCGCGAGAGCGCGGAGATGAAGAAGCGCAAATGATGGATGAAGATTTTTTGGAGGCATTAGAATACGGGATGCCGCCTACAGGCGGATTAGGCATTGGCATTGATCGCCTAGTCATGTTGCTTACAAATTCGTCGTCGATCCGCGATGTGCTCTTGTTCCCGCAAATGAAGTCAAAGGATTAA
- a CDS encoding CtsR family transcriptional regulator: MGNNISDVIEKYIKSILTEEEQNLIEIKRSELAKHFECVPSQINYVIRTRFTVEKGYVVESKRGGGGYIRITKVRHADHQELCDQLIDHIGKAIDQGTGKSVVLRLLEEGAISKREGNMMLAAIEREVISLPVPAHRDMIRANVLKAMLSSLKYKI, translated from the coding sequence ATGGGGAATAACATTTCTGATGTCATTGAAAAGTATATAAAATCAATTTTAACCGAAGAAGAGCAGAATTTAATTGAAATAAAAAGAAGTGAACTTGCCAAGCACTTTGAATGCGTGCCTTCGCAAATTAACTATGTGATTCGCACTAGATTTACAGTTGAGAAGGGCTATGTTGTTGAAAGCAAACGTGGAGGCGGCGGTTATATTCGGATTACAAAAGTGCGGCATGCGGATCATCAGGAATTATGTGATCAATTAATTGATCACATTGGGAAGGCCATTGATCAAGGGACAGGGAAAAGCGTTGTTCTTCGATTATTGGAAGAGGGGGCCATTAGCAAGCGAGAAGGGAACATGATGCTTGCAGCGATCGAACGAGAGGTTATCTCTCTTCCGGTTCCTGCTCACCGCGATATGATCCGGGCAAATGTTTTGAAAGCAATGCTTTCGAGTTTAAAGTATAAGATTTAA